Proteins encoded together in one Anoxybacillus flavithermus window:
- the proI gene encoding pyrroline-5-carboxylate reductase ProI, producing MTITFLGAGSMAEALISGVTQTLYKPEQMIVTNRSRMERLTYMQQTYGVRIDTDKAKAVKEAHIVILAMKPKDVADSLTSIKHAFNEQQLIISLLAGVTTDTIASLIGKQMPVIRAMPNTSAAIGQSATALAKGTYATAEHLHMAKELFETVGIVTIVDEQHLHAVTGLSGSGPAYVYYLVEAMEKAADEIGLERDIAKELILQTIIGAAHMLKATNKHPSVLRKEVTSPGGTTEAGIGVLERYRYQEAMIACIKRATERSKELGEALFSSVQ from the coding sequence ATGACAATCACGTTTCTCGGTGCAGGATCAATGGCAGAAGCACTTATTTCTGGGGTGACACAAACGTTATATAAGCCAGAGCAAATGATCGTAACGAATCGCTCTCGAATGGAACGACTGACATATATGCAACAAACATACGGGGTACGAATCGACACAGATAAAGCAAAAGCAGTAAAAGAAGCTCATATCGTGATTTTAGCGATGAAGCCAAAAGACGTTGCGGATAGCTTGACGTCGATCAAACATGCATTTAACGAACAGCAACTTATTATTTCATTGCTTGCAGGAGTAACGACCGATACAATTGCATCGCTCATTGGAAAACAAATGCCTGTCATTCGCGCCATGCCAAACACATCAGCGGCGATCGGGCAATCTGCCACAGCGTTAGCAAAAGGTACCTATGCAACAGCTGAACATCTACACATGGCAAAAGAGCTATTTGAAACAGTCGGAATCGTTACGATTGTTGATGAGCAGCATTTACACGCAGTGACAGGGTTATCCGGCAGCGGACCAGCGTACGTTTACTATTTAGTTGAAGCGATGGAAAAAGCAGCGGATGAAATCGGGCTTGAACGCGATATTGCCAAAGAGCTTATTTTACAAACGATTATCGGCGCGGCCCATATGTTAAAAGCAACAAACAAACATCCATCTGTTTTGCGCAAAGAAGTCACAAGCCCAGGCGGAACGACAGAAGCAGGCATTGGCGTACTTGAACGTTATCGCTATCAAGAAGCGATGATTGCCTGTATTAAACGAGCGACTGAACGTTCAAAAGAACTCGGTGAGGCACTGTTTTCCTCCGTTCAATAA
- a CDS encoding MBL fold metallo-hydrolase — MEQLHRIVVPTPFAVGDVNMYIIEGDRLTLIDAGVKTEEAWHVFVRELQNIGYQPTDIEQVIITHHHPDHVGLLDYLPSTIPVIGHRKAAPWIAKDAAFFSWHQQYFEQFLIECGVGEEGVTKLGNFRRSLRFSCERSLTQEVKEGDVIEGWIVIETPGHAQSHIVLYREADGLMIGGDHLLAAISSNPLLEPPAIGEQERPKPLLQYNDSLKKLLQYDITTIVTGHGEDVTDVAPLIDNRLEKQKERAQYVWQLLNEKPMTVFDVCRSLFPTVYEREFLLTMSETIGQLDYLEAIGAVKKEKVDQIYMYEAVRS, encoded by the coding sequence ATGGAACAGTTGCATCGTATTGTCGTCCCAACGCCATTTGCCGTTGGGGATGTGAACATGTATATTATCGAAGGGGATCGTTTAACGCTCATCGATGCGGGTGTAAAAACGGAAGAAGCATGGCATGTGTTCGTTCGTGAATTGCAGAACATCGGCTACCAACCGACAGATATTGAACAAGTGATCATTACACATCACCATCCGGATCATGTTGGATTACTTGATTATTTACCTTCGACCATTCCCGTCATTGGTCATCGGAAAGCCGCCCCTTGGATTGCGAAAGATGCTGCTTTTTTTTCGTGGCACCAACAATATTTCGAACAATTTTTAATCGAGTGTGGCGTTGGTGAAGAGGGTGTGACGAAACTAGGAAACTTTCGGCGTTCTCTTCGCTTTTCGTGCGAGCGCTCGCTCACACAAGAAGTAAAAGAAGGGGATGTGATCGAAGGCTGGATAGTTATCGAAACGCCAGGTCATGCGCAAAGTCACATCGTGTTGTATCGTGAAGCGGACGGTCTGATGATCGGAGGCGACCATTTGCTAGCAGCGATTTCATCCAATCCGCTGTTAGAGCCGCCTGCGATCGGTGAACAAGAGCGTCCGAAACCACTTTTGCAATATAACGATTCATTAAAAAAACTACTCCAGTACGACATTACAACAATTGTTACGGGACATGGGGAAGATGTGACGGATGTCGCACCGCTTATTGACAATCGGCTTGAAAAACAAAAAGAACGTGCACAGTACGTGTGGCAACTGTTGAATGAAAAGCCGATGACGGTATTTGACGTATGTCGATCACTTTTCCCGACTGTATATGAGCGAGAGTTTTTGTTGACGATGTCTGAAACGATTGGCCAACTGGACTATTTAGAAGCGATAGGTGCAGTGAAAAAAGAAAAAGTTGATCAAATATATATGTACGAAGCGGTGAGATCATGA
- a CDS encoding SDR family NAD(P)-dependent oxidoreductase: MKLKGKYVVITGASSGIGEQIAYEVAKCGGTPILLARSKEKLAQIAQQIEQTYSISCLYEQLDVSNVKEVDDVFDRLLTSIDVHILVNNAGFGVFRYVEQIDLSEAKQMFDVNVLGLIACTKKVYAHMMEKRSGHIINIASQAGKIATPKSSVYAATKHAVLGFTNSLRMEASMYGIYVTAVNPGPIETNFFTVADTSGEYVKNVKRWMLRPEFVAKRIVDVMLTPTREVNLPFWMHMGSRIYQLFPSLIEKIGKQAFLKK; this comes from the coding sequence ATGAAACTGAAAGGGAAATACGTTGTTATTACAGGAGCATCGAGTGGCATTGGTGAACAAATTGCATACGAAGTAGCTAAGTGCGGTGGAACACCGATATTGCTTGCTCGGTCAAAAGAAAAATTAGCGCAAATTGCGCAACAGATTGAACAAACGTACAGTATTTCTTGCCTATATGAGCAATTAGATGTTAGTAACGTAAAAGAAGTAGACGATGTATTTGATCGCTTGCTCACCTCGATCGATGTCCATATTCTTGTCAATAATGCTGGTTTCGGCGTATTTCGATATGTTGAACAGATTGATCTTTCGGAAGCGAAGCAAATGTTTGATGTCAATGTGCTCGGATTGATCGCGTGTACAAAAAAAGTGTATGCGCATATGATGGAAAAACGATCGGGTCATATTATTAATATCGCATCGCAAGCAGGAAAAATTGCCACGCCGAAATCGAGCGTATATGCGGCGACAAAACATGCTGTGCTCGGATTTACAAATAGTTTACGAATGGAAGCGTCCATGTATGGCATTTATGTGACAGCTGTAAACCCTGGACCAATCGAAACGAACTTTTTTACCGTTGCTGATACGTCCGGAGAATATGTGAAAAACGTGAAACGATGGATGCTTCGCCCGGAATTTGTCGCAAAGCGCATCGTTGATGTGATGCTTACCCCTACGCGCGAAGTGAACTTGCCGTTTTGGATGCATATGGGAAGTCGTATATATCAACTATTTCCATCGCTCATTGAAAAAATCGGCAAACAAGCATTTTTAAAAAAGTAA
- a CDS encoding iron-sulfur cluster biosynthesis family protein, translating into MVKITITERAIEQLRRVQGNKHVKLIYDTDGCGCAVNGVPVLLLIDELDEHDVAIETNDMPIWMEKHQLIFFDDQMTLDVVDGAGCFQLKSPNQILNPRMSLVER; encoded by the coding sequence ATGGTGAAAATCACGATCACGGAACGAGCGATCGAACAACTTCGTCGTGTTCAAGGAAATAAACATGTGAAACTCATATACGATACAGATGGTTGCGGATGTGCCGTAAATGGAGTGCCTGTTTTGTTGCTCATCGATGAACTAGATGAGCATGATGTAGCGATCGAAACAAACGATATGCCCATTTGGATGGAAAAACATCAGCTCATTTTTTTCGATGATCAAATGACGCTTGACGTTGTCGATGGAGCAGGGTGTTTTCAATTAAAAAGTCCAAATCAAATATTGAATCCGCGCATGTCACTGGTTGAGCGCTAA
- a CDS encoding CDGSH iron-sulfur domain-containing protein, producing the protein MDNGSFRVTGDVELIDMEGNKFETKETFSLCRCGLSQNMPFCDAAHKGKFQSVVRAPKNE; encoded by the coding sequence ATGGATAATGGTTCATTTCGTGTAACCGGCGATGTCGAATTAATTGACATGGAAGGAAACAAGTTCGAAACAAAAGAAACGTTTTCTCTCTGTCGTTGCGGGCTCTCACAAAACATGCCGTTTTGTGATGCAGCCCATAAAGGAAAATTTCAATCGGTCGTTCGCGCCCCGAAAAACGAATAA
- the iscB gene encoding RNA-guided endonuclease IscB: MVFVLDTNKRPLAPCHEAVARKLLKQGKAAIYRRFPFTIILKKSVDESEIKATYRLKIDYGSRHTGLAILRGQEVVWLGQLDHRTDIKERIDKRRAFRRARRNRKTRYRKPRFLNRKRKEGWLPSSLESRVQNIQTWVNRLKKLCPIGYISYENAKFDTQLMRNPEINGVEYQQGTLQGYEVREYLLEKFGRKCCYCEKENVPLEVEHIIPKSRGGTDRVDNLCLACHDCNQRKGSKTAEEFGYPHIQKQVKESLKDASAINSTRWKVYEVLKQTGLDVECGTGARTKMNRIRLDLPKTHYFDACCVGESTTNHLYFKTKEVLFIKAKGRGSRSRTNLDRYGFPRGYLARQKFFFGFQTGDMVKAVVPRGKYQGVWFGEVACRKTGSFDIKGKDGKRIAQGINYRYVQVIQRFDGYAYGKGVAELA; encoded by the coding sequence ATGGTTTTTGTGTTAGACACAAACAAACGTCCGCTTGCTCCTTGTCACGAAGCAGTTGCAAGAAAGCTGTTGAAACAAGGGAAGGCGGCGATTTACAGGCGATTTCCATTTACCATCATCTTGAAAAAATCAGTAGACGAATCAGAAATTAAAGCAACATATCGGCTAAAAATCGACTATGGAAGCAGGCATACAGGATTAGCGATTTTGCGGGGACAAGAAGTGGTATGGTTAGGGCAACTTGACCATCGCACAGACATCAAGGAAAGAATAGATAAAAGGCGTGCTTTTCGTCGAGCAAGACGAAATCGAAAAACAAGATACAGAAAACCACGCTTTCTGAACCGCAAGCGAAAGGAGGGGTGGTTGCCGTCATCACTAGAGAGTCGTGTGCAAAATATCCAAACATGGGTTAACCGCCTAAAGAAGTTATGCCCCATTGGGTATATATCATACGAAAATGCCAAATTCGACACGCAACTCATGCGAAATCCTGAAATCAATGGTGTAGAGTATCAACAAGGGACGCTACAAGGATATGAAGTACGGGAGTATTTGCTTGAAAAGTTTGGGCGGAAGTGTTGTTATTGCGAAAAAGAAAATGTTCCACTTGAAGTGGAGCATATCATTCCAAAATCGAGAGGTGGAACAGACCGAGTGGATAACCTATGTCTTGCCTGTCATGACTGTAATCAGCGCAAAGGAAGTAAGACAGCAGAAGAATTCGGGTATCCGCACATTCAAAAGCAAGTCAAAGAATCATTAAAGGATGCAAGTGCTATCAACTCGACAAGATGGAAAGTGTATGAAGTGTTAAAGCAGACAGGATTAGATGTCGAGTGTGGAACAGGTGCACGAACAAAAATGAATCGTATTCGTTTAGACTTGCCGAAAACACATTATTTTGACGCTTGTTGTGTAGGCGAAAGCACAACAAATCACTTATATTTCAAAACAAAAGAAGTGTTATTTATCAAGGCAAAAGGGCGTGGTAGTCGCTCTCGTACAAACCTAGATAGATATGGCTTCCCAAGAGGTTATCTTGCAAGACAAAAATTCTTCTTTGGTTTTCAAACAGGGGACATGGTTAAGGCTGTTGTCCCAAGAGGGAAATATCAAGGCGTTTGGTTTGGCGAAGTCGCATGTAGAAAGACTGGAAGTTTCGATATTAAAGGCAAGGACGGAAAGCGTATCGCACAAGGAATAAATTATAGATATGTCCAAGTCATTCAGCGATTTGACGGATATGCTTATGGAAAGGGGGTGGCGGAACTTGCGTAA
- a CDS encoding TIGR04053 family radical SAM/SPASM domain-containing protein, giving the protein MRDFHQNPFIVIWELTRACQLNCLHCRAEAQYHRDPRELTFEEGKQLIDDIYEMDQPLLVFTGGDPLMRPDVYDIAKYAIDKGLRVSMTPSATPNVTKEAIRKAKEVGLARWAFSLDGPNAEIHDHFRGMSGSFDLTMKAIEYLHELEIPVQINTVISRYNVHVLDEMVQLVEKLGCVLWSVFFLVPTGRGKETDMISPVEHEKVFRWLYETSKRVPFDIKTTAGQHYRRVVLQQKMREQQIDQAIRYEDVLMKGMIGQVDGLGRAPKGVNDGNGFVFISHIGDVYPSGLLPVKAGNVREQPLSHIYRHSPIFKQLRNPDGYKGKCGVCEFRYVCGGSRSRAYAVTGDYLASEPYCIYIPKAWRQKEKVGE; this is encoded by the coding sequence ATGCGTGATTTTCATCAAAATCCATTTATCGTTATATGGGAGTTAACGCGAGCGTGTCAACTCAACTGTCTTCATTGTCGGGCCGAAGCGCAATATCATCGTGACCCACGTGAATTAACGTTTGAAGAGGGAAAACAACTTATTGATGACATTTATGAAATGGATCAGCCTCTTCTCGTGTTCACAGGTGGCGATCCACTGATGCGTCCAGATGTGTACGACATTGCTAAATATGCGATTGATAAAGGACTTCGTGTATCGATGACGCCAAGTGCAACACCAAACGTAACGAAGGAAGCGATCCGAAAAGCAAAAGAAGTCGGCTTAGCGCGATGGGCATTTAGTTTAGATGGCCCAAACGCGGAAATTCATGACCATTTTCGGGGCATGTCCGGCTCTTTTGATTTAACGATGAAGGCGATCGAATATTTACATGAGTTGGAAATACCGGTGCAAATTAATACGGTCATTTCTCGATATAATGTTCATGTTCTTGATGAAATGGTGCAACTTGTTGAAAAGCTTGGATGTGTGCTTTGGAGCGTATTTTTTCTCGTACCGACAGGCAGGGGGAAAGAGACGGATATGATTTCACCCGTTGAGCATGAAAAAGTGTTTCGTTGGCTTTATGAAACGAGTAAACGTGTACCGTTTGATATTAAAACGACTGCAGGACAACATTATCGACGCGTTGTATTGCAACAAAAAATGCGAGAGCAACAAATTGATCAAGCTATTCGCTATGAAGACGTGCTAATGAAAGGGATGATTGGGCAAGTAGATGGTTTAGGGCGCGCCCCAAAAGGAGTAAACGATGGTAATGGCTTTGTATTTATTTCCCATATCGGTGACGTATATCCGAGCGGATTGTTGCCTGTAAAAGCAGGAAATGTACGCGAACAACCACTATCGCACATTTATCGCCACTCGCCAATTTTCAAGCAGTTAAGAAATCCAGATGGATATAAAGGAAAATGTGGTGTATGTGAATTTCGCTATGTTTGTGGTGGATCGCGTTCGAGAGCGTATGCGGTGACAGGCGATTACTTAGCGAGTGAGCCATATTGTATTTACATTCCGAAAGCGTGGCGTCAAAAAGAAAAGGTCGGCGAATAG
- a CDS encoding DUF6803 family protein, which produces MLYIIIPLFGLSLLDLHVIGRNWNEEKRLKVHAIFVGIFLIVAHIAMIFGMLDPSLGTGQTHHMNM; this is translated from the coding sequence ATTTTATACATCATCATTCCACTCTTTGGATTAAGTTTATTAGATTTACATGTTATTGGACGAAATTGGAACGAAGAAAAAAGGTTAAAAGTGCACGCTATATTCGTCGGCATTTTTTTAATTGTTGCTCATATTGCAATGATTTTTGGTATGTTGGACCCATCCTTAGGAACCGGACAAACACATCACATGAATATGTAG
- a CDS encoding IS256 family transposase: MSKSIPNVDWANQLESVIRQFVKEKLELIMREEIKHFLEIEQAGTSNMRNGYYQRNLDTQYGRIEGLLVPRDRNGEFQTQLFAPYQRHTGWLEEAVIKMYQSGMSTREIGKFIERILGNAYSPTTISRITDVVKEDIEKWHNRPLHQRYSVLYLDGLYVKLRRETVEKEVIYVVLGVNEEGYREILDFFVGGQESAYVWQEILQHLYQRGVKEVLLGVFDGLPGLEEAFKAVYPKADVQRCVVHKVRNTLSRVRKKDQFEVAEDLKLIYRAPNKEMALQMFQQFESKWSSKYPREVQSWANELDVLLTFMDYPSSIRSVIYTTNAIERTIKEIRKRLKPMNSLNSLEATEKIVYLTIQDFNEKWAGRKLRGFAEAHEALERMFEERYH, translated from the coding sequence ATGTCCAAAAGTATACCGAATGTCGACTGGGCAAATCAACTGGAAAGTGTCATTCGTCAGTTTGTAAAGGAAAAATTAGAACTGATCATGCGGGAAGAAATCAAACATTTCCTCGAAATCGAACAGGCCGGAACATCGAATATGAGAAACGGCTACTATCAACGAAATCTAGATACGCAATATGGCCGAATTGAAGGCCTTTTGGTCCCAAGGGATCGAAATGGGGAATTTCAAACGCAGCTGTTTGCCCCTTACCAACGTCATACTGGTTGGCTCGAGGAAGCCGTCATCAAAATGTATCAAAGTGGCATGAGTACGAGGGAAATTGGCAAGTTTATCGAACGAATTTTAGGAAATGCCTATTCTCCAACGACAATCAGTCGTATTACCGATGTAGTGAAGGAAGACATCGAGAAATGGCACAATCGTCCTCTACATCAGCGTTATTCGGTTTTATATTTGGATGGTTTATACGTAAAACTTCGTCGCGAAACCGTGGAGAAAGAAGTCATTTATGTGGTGTTAGGGGTGAACGAAGAAGGATATCGCGAAATTCTTGATTTCTTTGTGGGAGGACAAGAAAGCGCCTATGTATGGCAGGAAATCCTTCAACACCTCTATCAAAGAGGCGTCAAGGAAGTGCTTCTGGGCGTATTCGATGGACTACCGGGGTTGGAGGAAGCCTTTAAGGCGGTTTATCCGAAAGCCGATGTGCAGCGTTGTGTCGTTCACAAAGTCCGTAACACCCTCAGCCGTGTTCGGAAAAAAGATCAATTTGAAGTGGCAGAGGATCTCAAACTGATTTATCGCGCGCCGAATAAGGAGATGGCGTTACAAATGTTTCAACAGTTTGAGTCGAAATGGTCCAGCAAGTATCCGAGAGAAGTTCAATCTTGGGCCAATGAGTTGGATGTCCTCCTTACATTTATGGATTATCCAAGCAGTATTCGAAGTGTGATTTATACGACGAATGCCATTGAACGAACGATCAAGGAAATTCGGAAACGCCTAAAACCGATGAACAGTTTGAATAGTTTAGAAGCCACTGAAAAAATCGTGTATTTGACCATTCAAGATTTTAATGAGAAATGGGCAGGGCGAAAGTTAAGAGGATTTGCCGAAGCGCATGAAGCCCTCGAGCGAATGTTTGAAGAACGTTATCATTAA